A window of Hydrogenophilus thermoluteolus genomic DNA:
GCCGAGCGTCAGTTTCTGCAAGCGCAAGCAGAGCAACGCTATGAGCGGGTGGTCACGGTACCAGCAGCGCGCGGCCGCTTGCTCGATCGCAATGGGACGATCCTGGCGCAATCGGTCGAAACCCATTCGATCTGGGTCGATCCCCAGTTGTGGCAAGCCGCTTCGTCCGAGCAGGTCGAAGCGCTTGCTCGACTGTTGGGAACGACACCCGATGCGATCGAAGCGCAGATCGCCCGGGGCGGAAGCCGTTTCGCCTATTTGAAACGGCATCTCGATCGTCGAACCGCTGAGGCCGTATTGGCGCTCAAAATCCCCGGTGTTTCGGCGCTTCAGGAGCCAAAGCGCGTCTACCCTTACCGCGAGCTCGTCGCGACCGTCGTTGGTATCACCGATATCGACGGAAACGGACTGGAAGGGTTGGAACGCGGTTTTGACAACCGGTTGCAGGGGCATCCTGGCAAGAAGGTGTTGGTGCAGGATCGCCAAGGGCGACCGGTTCGCGAGGGGGAATGGCTGGTGCCGGTTCAGTCCGGGGAAGATCTCATTCTCTCCCTCGACCTCCGCATTCAGGCAGCGGCGTTGAACGCGGTGAAAGACACCGTGACGCAATTTCAAGCAAAGGGCGGCGCGGCAGTGGTGCTCGACGCCAAGAGCGGTGAAGTGTTGGCGATGGCCAACTGGCCCACGTTCGATCCGGAAGCTAGGACGGAACTCGATTGGAACTTGGTGCGGAACCGCGCGATCACCGACAGTTACGAGCCGGGATCGGTGGTCAAGCCGATTCTCGTCGCGCTCGGGTTGGAGCAGAACGTGGTTCGTCCGGAGACACCGATCGACGTGCGTGGTGGGGTGATCAAAGTCTCCGGTTTTTCGATTCGCGACGCCCACGCAAGCGACAGGGTGTTGACCGTCTCGGAAGTGATCCAAAAATCGTCGAACGTCGGCGTGGTCAAAATCGCGCAGAAACTGGACCCCCAAGCGCTGTGGCAACACTATCGGCGCTTTGGTTTCGGCGAACGGCCTAAAATTCCCTTGAAGGGGGCAACGGCAGGTCACTTGTTCCCACCGCAGCACTTGAAACCGATCGAAGTGGCGACGATGGCCTTCGGTCATGGGATGTCGGCGTCGCTCCTGCAGGTGGCAGGCGCCTACCAGGCATTGGCGAACGATGGGTGTCGCTTGCCGATCACCTTCGTTCGGTTAGAATCACTCCCTTCGTGTTCGCAACACCAGCGCGTCGTCTCGGCACGTACGGCACGCACCGTGCGTGCGATGCTGGAGAAGGTGACGGACGTGGGGGGAACGGGAACGCGCGCGCAGGTTGCCGGCTATACGACTGCGGGGAAAACGGGGACGGCGCGTAAAGTGGAAAATGGGCAGTATGTGCAGAAGTATGTCGCGTCGTTCGTCGGTTATGCGCCAGCGACCGACCCGCGAATCGTCGTCGCGGTGATGATCGATGAGCCAAACGTGCAGAAAGGGTATTACGGAGGGACCGTTGCCGCACCCGCTTTTGCTGAGATCGTTCGCCAAGCGCTCCCCGCATTGGGTGTTTTGCCCGACCAACCCGTACAGGTGGTGGCCGAGTCGCGTGCTCCACGTGGGTGATTCTGGTCGATGAATGTTTCGACGATCTATCCGTGGCCCGATTGGCTCGAAGCGGTTTTTCGCGCGTGCCGTAACCGTTTTCCCAACGCATCGCTTGCGAGCGACTCGCGTCGGATCCAACCCGGTGACCTCTTTTTGGCGTTTCGCCACGACGGCCGAAACGGCTGGGACTATGTGGCCGATGCCATTCAGCGGGGTGCCGCGGCCGTCATTGCCGATCGCGATAGGGCAGGGAGCACCGAAGGAGAGATGGGCGCAGAGGGTACACCGGCTGACGCACCCGAAATCCTGGCCGGTCATGCGGGAGAAAAGTCGCTGTTGTGGCGCATCCCGGGTTTCCAGAACTGGGCGGGTGAGTGGGCCCACCGCTGGTACGATGCACCTTCGGAACACCTCTCGGTTTGGGGGGTTACCGGCACCAATGGCAAAACGACGGTGAGTCAGTGGTTGGCGCAGACGTTGGAACGGCTTGGACATGCAACCGGAGTGGTCGGGACTCTGGGCGCGGGACGGTTGGGCGCGCTCGATGCCACCGGGTTCACCACACCGTCTGCGGTGTTGCTACACACGTTGTTTGCCCGCTTTCGTGATGCCGGATGTCGCGTGGCAAGCCTCGAAGTTTCGTCGATCGGCGTCTGTGAGGGGCGCATCGACGGCGTACGGTTCCACGGGGCGATTTTCACCAACCTTTCGCGCGACCATCTGGATTACCACGGGTCGCTTGCGGCGTACGCCGAAGCGAAACGCCGTTTCCTTTTTCGCCCGGAGCTTGCCCATCAAATTTTCTGGGTCGATGATCCCTATGGAGCGCAATGGGGAAGCGCTGCGGCGCAAGAAGCCGAACGCACGGGGGACATACGCCAGCGTACGGTTTGGTGGGTCGGAACCGAAACGACCATTCGCCACCTGCAGAGAAGTGGCGCTGCTGCGCACGGTAGCGGTGTTGCTACGGTTGCGTTGACGGCGAAACCGCAGTGGATAGACGGGCGTTGGACCGTGCCGGTCACCATTCGCCTCCCTGAAACGGGGCATTTTGTCGGGAGAACGCAACCGCTGCAGGCGGGAACGCTCGAGGTGCCGGCAGCAGGGGCGTTTCAAATCGCAAACGGCGCGCTCGTCCTGGCCGCTTTGTTGGCGGAGGGCATCGCGTTGCCCGATGCGCTCGCCGCTTTGGCGCACGTGGTGTCGCCGCCTGGGCGGATGGAGGTGGTGGCGGATCGTCCGATGGTGGTCGTCGATTACGCGCATACGCCGGACGCGCTGGCACAAGCGCTCGAGAGCCTCCGCCCGATTGCCGCTGCGCGTGGCGGTGCGCTCTGGGTGGTCTTTGGGGCGGGCGGCAATCGCGATGCCGGGAAACGCCCGGAGATGGGACGGGCGGCGGCAGCGTGCGCCGATCGGCTGGTGGTGACGAGCGACAATCCCCGCTGGGAGTCGCCGGATGCGATCGCTGCCGCGATTCTGCGTGGGGTTCCTGCTGGCACTGACGTCACCGTGCAGTTGGATCGCGGCGAAGCGATCCGGTACGCGGTCGTTTCTGCCGCGGCTGACGATGTGATTTTGCTAGCTGGCAAGGGGCACGAGGGGTATCAGGAGATTGCCGGCGAGAAAATCCCCTTTTCCGATCACGAATGCGCGCGCGCTGCGTTGATGGCGCGTGATGCCAAGACGCCGTGCGCCGCGTCTTTTTCGCTTCAGGATCAACGATGAACACATCTTTGGCTGAAATCGCCGCGGCAATCGGGGTGCCGATGCCGCCAGAGGCTCAGGATCGGCGAATCGATGGTGTCACCACCGATTCGCGCGCAGCGTGTTCTGGGAAACTCTTCGTGGCCTTGACGGGGACGCGTTTTGACGGCCACGATTTCGTTGCGGCGGCGCTCACGCAAGGCGCCGTCGCGGCGATGGTTTCGGCAGCGCAATGGGCGCACCACCGAGACCGCACGTCGGTGCCTGCCGATCGCGTTTTACCGGTACCCGACACCTTGGCGGCATTGGGCGCAATCGGACAATGGTGGCGGCGGCAGTGGGGCGGCGCGGTGACCGCGGTGACTGGCAGCGCGGGCAAGACGACGACCAAAACCTTGCTCGCGTCCGCATTGGCTGCGATCTGGGGCGAAAGCCAAGTCTGGGCGACGCCCGGGAACTGGAACAACGCGATTGGCGTGCCACTCACGCTCTGTGGGATCGAAAGAAAGCATCGGGGTGTGGTCGTAGAAGTGGCGATGAATCAACCCGGGGAGATCGTTGCGTTGGGGCGGTTGGCCGAACCCAACGTCGCGGTGGTGTTGAACGCGCTGCGCGCCCACTTGGCCGGGCTGGGTAGCGTCGATGCGGTGGCGGCAGAGAAAGGGTCGCTCGTCACCACGCTCGCATCAGACGGGGTCGCCGTGCTGCCTGCCGATTCCCCTTTTTTCGCCGAATGGCGGGAGCGGGCGCAACCGCGCCAGATCGTGACGTTCGGGCGCGCGCCAGCGGCTATGGTGCGGTTGTGTCATGAGGTTGCCGATGCCGAAGGCATCCGCTGCGAGGTGGTCAGCGACCGGCAAGAAGCCACCGTGCGCCTGCCGTGGGTCGGGCGCCACTTCGCCGAATTGGCCTGTGCCGCGTTGGCGGTGCTCGATGCGCTGCAATTGCCGTGGGAGCCAGCGGTCGCTGCCTGGCAGGCTCTACCCCCCGTGGCGGGTCGGCTGCGGCGGCTGCAGACGCCCACCGGAACGGTCGTTCTCGACGACACGTATAATGCCAACCCCGACGCGATGCGCGCCGCGATCGACGCCCTGATGACATTGCCGCAGCCGCGCAAAGTGGTCGTGATGGGTGAGATGGCGGAACTGGGGGCGCATGGCAGCGAGCTGCACGAGGAGGTTGGCCGCTATGCCAAAGCGGCAGGTGTGACCCATTTTTTGACTTTGGGACCGAACGCCGAAGCGGCGGCTTCAGGGTTCGGCGACGGCGCAATGGCGTTCTCGGCTTTGCCGCGATTGTTGGACGCGCTGTTGCCGCTTCTCGATGCGCAGACAGCCGTTTTGGTGAAAGGTTCGCGCTCGAGTCGCATGGAGCGGGTCGTTACAGCGATCGCCCCATCGGCTGAGTGAGCGCGCAAGGAGAAGGGCATGTTGCTGGAATTGGCGCAATGGTTGGCGCACGAGGTGCGGGCATTCAACGTCTTTACCTACATCACGCTGCGCACGATGCTTGCGGCGCTCACCGCGCTCGTGGTCTCTTTCCTTCTGGGACCTGGTGTGATCCGCTGGTTGGCGGCAAAAAAGTTTGGGCAAGCGGTGCGCCAAGACGGACCGCAGAGCCATTTGATCAAGAGTGGGACGCCGACGATGGGCGGGGTGTTGATCCTGCTCTCCATGACGCTTGCAGTTCTACTCTGGGGGGATTTGCGCAACGCGTACGTTTGGGTGGTGCTTTGGGTCACGCTGGGTTTCGGTCTGGTGGGTTGGGTCGATGACTGGCGCAAAGTGGTGCACCGGGATCCGAAGGGGTTGCCGGCGCGGTGGAAGTACCTTTGGACTTCGGTGATCGCTTTAGCGGCTACCGGTTATCTGGCGTGGCAGGCAACGCTTCCGGTACATACCACGCTGATCGTTCCCTTCTTCAAAGAGGTATCGATTCCGTTGGGCACCGTTGGGTTGGTGGTGCTTGGCTATTTCGTGATCAACGGGGCAAGCCATGCCGTCAATCTCACCGACGGGTTGGACGGTCTGGCGGTGATGCCGGTGGTACTCGTCACCGGGGCGTTGGCGATTTTTGCCTATGTCGCCGGGCACGCGGTTTTTGCACGTTACCTGGGCGTCCCCTATGTGCCGGGAGCAGGCGAATTGGCGGTGGTTTGTGGCGCAATCTGTGGCGCTGGGCTTGGGTTCCTTTGGTTCAACGCGCATCCGGCGCAGGTGTTCATGGGCGATGTCGGTGCGCTGGCGCTGGGCGCAGCGATGGGGGCGATCGCGTTGATCGTCCGGCAAGAGATCGTCTTTTTCATCATGAGTGGGCTTTTCGTCGTCGAAGCGCTGTCGGTGATGCTCCAAGTGGGGTTTTTCAAATACAGCGGGGGAAAGCGGATTTTGCGGATGGCCCCGTTGCACCACCATTTCGAATTGGGTGGCTGGAAAGAGACGCAGGTGGTGGTGCGCTTTTGGATCATCACGATTATTCTGGTGCTGATCGGGTTGTCGACATTGAAACTGCGGTAGGTGGCGATGGATTTGGTCTTGGGCCTTGGGTTGAGCGGTGCGGCGATGGTGCGCTGGTTGGTGGCGCACGGTCTTTCTGTACGCGCTGCCGATACCCGCGCAGCGCCCCCAGAGAAGGAAGCGCTCATCGCCGAATGCCCAGGGGTCGAGTGGCGCTTCGGATGTGTGATGGACGCAGCGCTCCTCGATGGGGTCGATCGGGTCTGGGTGTCGCCGGGGCTGCCCACAGACCTCCCGTGCTTGGTCGCCGCCCGCGCGTGCGGTCTCTCGACTGGCGGGGAACTCGCGCTCTTTGCCGAAGTGCGGCGTGCCCGTGGCGATCGCGCGCCGATTCTGGCGATCACCGGCACCAACGGAAAAAGTACGACGACTGCGCTCGTTTCTCATCTGTTGACCGCGTTGGGGTGGGACGCGCCGCCGCTCGGCAATATCGGCAAACCGCTCCTAGCGGAGGCGTTGGAGCGGGAGCGAACGGGTCGTCCCTGGCCACAGGTATGGGTGGTCGAGCTCTCAAGCTTTCAGCTCGAGGCAGCTGGCACCTTTGCTGCGGATGCGGCGACGATTCTGAATGTGACCGAGGATCACCTCGATCGGCACGGCTCGATGGCCGCGTATGTGCGTGCCAAGGCGCGGATTCTCGAAGGGGCGGCGTGCGCCGTGTTACCGCGCGACGACGCAACGCTCTGGCAATGGCTCGGCGATGCCGCGCAACGCGTGCGAACCGTTACGTTCGGTCTCGACCAGCCGCCAACTGACGAAGACTGGGGCGTTGTTGAATCTGAGGGGCGTTCCTGGTTGGCGTGGGGGGATCGGCTGCTCGTGCCAACCGACCGTTTGCCGCTTCTGGGGCGTCACAACCAGCGCAATGTGTTGGCGGCGCTCGCGCTGGTGGTTCATCTTACGGGGTGGGACGATCGGTTGGCGGCAGCGGTGACCTCTTTCCGCGGGTTACCCCACCGCATGGTGTTGGTCGCGACGCGCAGCGACGGCGTTCGTTTCGTCGAAGATTCGAAAGGAACCAACGTAGGCGCGACGGTTGCGGCGATCACGTCGCTGGATGCGCCGATTCGCTTGCTGGCAGGTGGCGATGGCAAAGGGCAATCGTTCGTGCCCCTTGCTGAAGCGGCGCGGGGACGCGTCCGCTGTGCGTACCTGTACGGCCGCGATCGCACTGCGTTGGCCGAGGCGTTCACGGCAGCGGGTGTCGCGGTCCATTGTTGTGAAAGTCTTGAGGAGGCGACGGCACGGGCCGCCCGCGACGCAGAGCCCGGCGATATCGTGCTGCTGTCTCCTGCGTGTGCCAGTTGGGATCAGTTTCGGGATTACCGCGCACGCGCTGCGTGTTTCGTTGCTGCCGTCGAGCGCCATTTGACCACGGAGCAGATACCGTGATGAAGGTCTGGACCGCGTTGTGGCCTCGAGAACGCCAAGCGGTGGAAACGAAGCTGCCCACTCACGTTTGGCTCCCGGCGCAGTTGCGCCCCTACTTCGACCGGCCTGGCGCACCTGACCCGTTGCTGCTCTGGCCAACGCTTTTGCTTGTCAGTTGGGGCCTGGTGATGGTCTATTCGGCAAGCATCGCGGTGGCTGCGGAACAGTACGGGACCCCCTATTTCTTCTTGATTCGGCAGCTAGTCTTCGTTGCGATCGGTTTGGGCGTGGCGTGGTGGACCTATCGCTTGCCGTTGCGCTGGTGGGAAAGGAATAGTCGCTGGCTTTTTGCGGCGTCGCTCGTCTTGCTTGTCCTGGTGCTGATCCCTGGGATCGGGAAAACGGTCAATGGGGCGCAGCGATGGATTGCGCTGGGGCCGCTCAATCTCCAACCTGCAGAGATCGTCAAATTCACGATCGCGCTTTTTGCCGCCAACTACACCGTGCACCATTTCCATGCGATGGAGCGCTTCTTTGCCGGGTTTTTCCCGTTTTTGCTCATGGTCGCGGCGGTCGGTTCGTTGCTGCTTTGGCAACCCGATTTCGGCTCGCTCGTGGTGGTGAGCGCAGTGGCGTTTGGCATCCTTTTCATGGGCGGGCTCAGTTGGCGAATCGTCGGGTTACTCATAGCCGCGGCGCTTTTGTTGTTTGCCGCGTTGGTCGTCGTCTCCCCCTACCGGATGCAGCGATTCGTGGCGTTTCTTGATCCGTGGTCGGACCCGTTGGGGAAAGGGTATCAATTGACCCATGCCCTGATCGCCTTCGGTCGTGGGGAATGGTTGGGGGTTGGCTTGGGCGGCAGCATCGAAAAACTCTTCTATTTGCCCGAAGCGCACACCGATTTCATTCTGGCCGTGATCGGTGAGGAGTTGGGCTGGTTGGGGGTTGTGACCGTGGTGCTCCTGTTTGCGGTCTTGGTTTGGCGTATGGTGGACGTGGGGCGACGGCTGGTGCAGGTGGAGGCCTATTTCGCCGGTTTGGCCGTGATCGGCGTGGCGCTCGGCGTTGGTGTGCAGGCAGCGATCAACATGGGGGTCAATGTCGGATTGTTGCCGACGAAAGGGCTCGCGCTGCCGTTCATGAGTTACGGCGGTTCGGCACTGGTGATGAACCTGCTCGCGGTGGCGTTCGTGATGCGGGCAGAATGGGAGTTGCGATCGTTATGTCGTCGGAACCCCGTGTAGCTGCGCTTGCCGCCGGCGGGACAGGCGGACACATCTTTCCGGCACTTGCGGTCGCGCACGCGCTCGAACGCCGCGGCTGGACCGTGGTTTGGCTGGGGAATTCGGCTGGGCTGGAAGCGAAAATTGCGGCGGAAAACGGGATTGCGTTTTATGACGTGGCGTTCGGTCAGGTGCGGGGTAAAGGGTGGCGCCGTTGGTTGTCGTTGCCCGTGGCGCTTGGTAAAGCAACGGGGCGGGCAGTTCGGGGGTTGCGCGCCCATCGGGTTTCTGCGGTCGCAACGTTCGGAGGATACGTCTCGGTTCCCGCTGCGCTCGCGGCCAAACGGTTGCGGTTGCCACTGGTGATCCATGAGCAGAACGCGCGCGCGGGGCTGGCCAACCGGGTGCTCGCGCCACTTGCCAGCCGCGTGTTGACCGCGTTTTCCAATGGGTTGCGCCGCGCAGAAGTGGTGGGAAACCCGGTCCGCGATGCGATCGTCGCGCAACCGGAGCCATCGCTGCGCTATCGTGACCGGGAAGGGCCGTTGCGCCTTTTGGTGTTGGGCGGTAGCCTGGGGGCGCAGCGGCTCAACCGACTGGTTCCGGTTGCGCTTCGGTTGCTGGCGCCCTCGGAACGCCCGTTGGTGCGCCACCAAACGGGGGAACGCGATTACGAGGCAACGCTGGCTGCCTACCGCGATGCGGGTGTGACCGCACAGTGCGAACCGTTCATCGTCGAGATGGGGGCGGCGTTGGCGGGAAGCGACTGGGTTGTGTGTCGTGCGGGTGCGATGACGGTCTCTGAAGTGGCGGCGGTTGGGGTTGCGGCCCATTTTGTTCCCTATCCGTACGCCGTCGATGATCATCAATACGCGAACGCCCAATGGCTGGTGGCGCAGGATGCGGCGCTGGTAACGCGCGAGGCCGATTTGACGCCGGAGCGGTTGGCCGATTGGTTGCGTCACGCTTCGCGAGCCGACGCGGCCCGCATCGCGCAGCGAGCCTACGCGTTGGGTATCCGTGACGCCCAAGTGCGTATCGCTCAAGTGATCGAGGAGATAACCGACCGATGAAACATCGGGTACGAAAAGTTCATTTCGTAGGCATCGGCGGTGTTGGCATGAGCGGCATCGCGGAGGTTTTGGTCCAGATGGGGTTTGCGGTGAGCGGCTCCGATCTGACGCTCAGTCCAACGGTCGAACGGTTGCGCCAAATGGGGGTGACCGTGTTCCTCGGACACGACGCAGCGCACCTTCAGGATGCCGACGCGGTGGTCGTCTCTTCCGCAATCACGCCCGACAACCCCGAGTGGGTCGAGGCGCGAAAGCGGCGGATTCCGGTCGTGCCGCGTGCCGAAATGTTGGCCGAGCTGATGCGCTTTCGCCAAGGTATTGCGATTGCCGGCACGCACGGCAAGACGACCACGACCTCGCTCGTCGCTACCTTGTTGGCCGAAGCCGGACTCGATCCTACTTTCGTGATCGGTGGGCGGCTGTTGGCTGCGGGCAGTAACGCCAAATTGGGTTCAGGTGCTTATCTCGTCGCGGAAGCGGACGAATCGGACGCCTCTTTCTTGCACCTTTCCCCCGTGATCGCGGTGGTGACCAACATCGACGCCGATCATATGGCCACCTACGGCCACGATTTCGAGCGGTTGAAGGCGCACTTTCTGGAGTTTCTCCACCGCCTGCCGTTTTGGGGGGTCGCGGTCCTGTGTTGGGACGAAGCGCCGGTGCGCGAAATTGCCCAGCGGTGTAGCCGCGTGGTACTCTCGTATGGGTTCCATCCGGAGGCGATGGTCCAGGCAGAAGACGTGGTGGTGCGTGACGGCAAAACCCATTTCACGCTGGTGCGCCGCAACGGTCAGGCGCGGCGCACCGCAGTGACGATGTCGCTTCTGGGAACGCACAACGTGCGCAACGCGCTCGCGGCGGCTGCGGTGGCGAGTGAATTGGGGGTCGATGACGAAACCATCGCGCGGGGGCTTGCGACGTTTCAGGGAGTTGCCCGCCGGTTCGAACGCCATGGGTGGTTCGTGCTGACGAATCCAACTGGTGCGCGTGTGCGGTTCGAACTGGTCGACGACTACGGCCACCATCCGCGGGAGCTCGCCGCAACGATCGAGGCTGCTCGTTTGGCCTATCCAAACCGGCGTCTGATCCTTGTCTTTCAACCCCATCGCTATACCCGCACGCGCGACTGTTTCGACGACTTCGCCCAGGTGCTTTCCGAGGTAGATGGTTTGGTCTTGACCGAAGTCTATCCGGCGGGCGAAGAGCCGATCCCGGCAGCCGACGGCCGAGCGCTCGCTCGTGCCGTTCGGTTGCGCGGACGGGTCGAACCGGTTTTCGTCGATGCGATCGACGGGATTCCTGAGGCGCTTGCCGCGGTGGTCCAAGACCACGATCTCGTGCTCAGTATGGGGGCGGGGTCGATCGGGACGTTGCCCCGCTTGCTGGCACCTTACGCGGAGCAGGCATGATGCGCGAACGGATAGCCGTTTTGATGGGCGGGGCGTCCGCGGAACGGACGATTTCGCTCCGCTCCGGAAATGCCGTGTGTGCGGCGCTTACCCGAGCGGGGTTTGACGTGGTCCCGTTCGATCCCAAACTGCGCGACTGGCCGGAGTTGACGCAGGAAGGGGTTACCAAGGCGTTCGTCGTCCTGCACGGACGGGGGGGCGAAGATGGGACCGCGCAAGCGATACTCGAGTGGTTGCGCATTCCCTATACGGGAAGTGGTGTGTTAGCAAGCGCGCTGGCCATGGACAAATGGCGGACCAAGCTCGTTTGGCAGGCGGTGGGATTGCCGGTGATTCCTGGGATTCGCGTGACACGGGATGCGTGGCAGCGAGATGCCGACGCCGTGCTCGACACGGTGCGGGAAGCGGTTCCGGCACCGTGGTTCGTCAAGCCGGTCCATGAGGGTTCGAGCGTTGGGGCGGGGGCTGCTGCGAATCGGGACGCACTGGTTACGCGCATCGAAGCGGCGTTGGCGTACGACGACGACGTGCTCGTCGAGCAGCAGGTGCGGGGTCGGGAATTGACCGTGGCGTTCCTCGGCGATGAGGTCTTGCCTGTGATCGAGATCGAAGCGCCCGAAGGCAATTACGATTTTCACCACAAATATGAGAGTAGCGATACGCGCTACCATTGCCCGGCACCCCTTCCGGAGTCGATCTTGCGGGGATTGGAAACGCTCGTTGTGCAGGCGCGCGACGCATTGGGTTGTGAAGGATGGGGCCGTGTCGATCTTCTCTGGGACGGGAGCGAGGCGAAATTGCTCGAAATGAATACGGCGCCCGGTATGACCGACCATTCGTTGGTCCCGATGGCGGCGCGTGCCGTGTGTCTGGATTTCGACCAACTCTGTGTGCGCATTCTCGAAACGGCGCGGCTCAAAGGGGGCTTTTCGTGCGCGCACGGTTGAGTGGCGTGCAACGGTGGCGGTTGGGCGCGAAAGTTGCGTTCGCAGGGGCGTTGCTCGTCTGGGGGCTTGGCTTGTTGGCTCTGGTGCGGGAGCGGCTCTTCGTGCCGGTTCGAGAGGTTGCGCTGATGGTGGCCGAAGGG
This region includes:
- the murC gene encoding UDP-N-acetylmuramate--L-alanine ligase, whose product is MKHRVRKVHFVGIGGVGMSGIAEVLVQMGFAVSGSDLTLSPTVERLRQMGVTVFLGHDAAHLQDADAVVVSSAITPDNPEWVEARKRRIPVVPRAEMLAELMRFRQGIAIAGTHGKTTTTSLVATLLAEAGLDPTFVIGGRLLAAGSNAKLGSGAYLVAEADESDASFLHLSPVIAVVTNIDADHMATYGHDFERLKAHFLEFLHRLPFWGVAVLCWDEAPVREIAQRCSRVVLSYGFHPEAMVQAEDVVVRDGKTHFTLVRRNGQARRTAVTMSLLGTHNVRNALAAAAVASELGVDDETIARGLATFQGVARRFERHGWFVLTNPTGARVRFELVDDYGHHPRELAATIEAARLAYPNRRLILVFQPHRYTRTRDCFDDFAQVLSEVDGLVLTEVYPAGEEPIPAADGRALARAVRLRGRVEPVFVDAIDGIPEALAAVVQDHDLVLSMGAGSIGTLPRLLAPYAEQA
- a CDS encoding D-alanine--D-alanine ligase, with amino-acid sequence MRERIAVLMGGASAERTISLRSGNAVCAALTRAGFDVVPFDPKLRDWPELTQEGVTKAFVVLHGRGGEDGTAQAILEWLRIPYTGSGVLASALAMDKWRTKLVWQAVGLPVIPGIRVTRDAWQRDADAVLDTVREAVPAPWFVKPVHEGSSVGAGAAANRDALVTRIEAALAYDDDVLVEQQVRGRELTVAFLGDEVLPVIEIEAPEGNYDFHHKYESSDTRYHCPAPLPESILRGLETLVVQARDALGCEGWGRVDLLWDGSEAKLLEMNTAPGMTDHSLVPMAARAVCLDFDQLCVRILETARLKGGFSCAHG